A part of Candidatus Rokuibacteriota bacterium genomic DNA contains:
- a CDS encoding cytochrome c3 family protein, whose amino-acid sequence MNGEGHTMRAVMRQAVIVLAGAVALGLIAAGGAWAQDTGLTSILQTKHNLSTSGTGAIHVTSGTGEVCVFCHTPHGADTTVAAPLWNRAINTSGGYTLYNSATLDAQPTQPSGVSLACLSCHDGTIAFDALRNLPGSGGFTETPSADGTSNWTFQGTTNKKMPVGITLIGTDLSNDHPVSMTYIDARSPSATDGNGAPAYTVGFKTVTGELIGTGGVRLYSGKVQCASCHDPHRANTQTFLRVDNTGSALCLTCHKKDG is encoded by the coding sequence ATGAACGGGGAGGGACACACCATGAGAGCGGTCATGCGGCAGGCAGTCATCGTCCTGGCGGGGGCGGTGGCGCTGGGGTTGATCGCGGCGGGAGGGGCGTGGGCCCAGGACACCGGGCTGACGAGCATCCTCCAGACCAAGCACAACCTCTCGACATCGGGCACCGGCGCCATCCACGTCACGTCGGGGACGGGCGAGGTGTGCGTCTTCTGTCACACGCCACACGGCGCGGATACCACCGTGGCCGCTCCGCTGTGGAACCGGGCCATCAACACCTCCGGGGGATACACGCTGTACAACAGCGCGACGCTGGACGCCCAGCCGACCCAGCCCTCGGGCGTGTCGCTGGCGTGCCTGTCCTGCCACGACGGCACCATCGCCTTCGACGCTCTCCGGAACCTGCCAGGGTCCGGCGGTTTCACGGAGACCCCGAGCGCGGACGGCACGAGCAACTGGACCTTCCAGGGCACGACTAACAAGAAGATGCCGGTCGGCATCACGTTGATCGGCACCGATCTGTCGAACGACCATCCCGTCTCGATGACGTATATCGATGCCAGGAGCCCGAGCGCCACAGACGGGAACGGGGCCCCGGCTTATACCGTCGGCTTCAAGACGGTCACGGGCGAGCTCATCGGCACCGGCGGCGTCAGGCTCTACAGCGGGAAGGTGCAGTGCGCCTCCTGCCACGATCCGCACCGGGCCAACACCCAGACCTTCCTCCGTGTGGACAATACCGGCAGCGCTCTCTGCCTGACCTGCCACAAGAAGGACGGGTAG
- a CDS encoding SMP-30/gluconolactonase/LRE family protein gives MGPDAVSRGAGILVLAIAAAGCATAVPPKPVELVWPLPPEQPRIRYVETLYRSDQFKPPSTNWLKDVVAGPGGNQGEGMGKPYAVTSDDKGRVYVTDTGGGRVWVFDKEKQQVRYLGTDGQGQLKTPSGVAVDARGYVFVSDTSQDRVFAYDESGKVALAIGAQGEFYSPAGLAIDRTAGRLYVADAGRHKVRVYDTQSGRFLFEFGERGTEPGKFNFPTHLHMKGGALYVTDTMNFRVQVFSPKGEFLRKYGEVGANFGQFARPKGVAVDSGGNVYVTDAAFNNFQIFNQEGQLLLFVGGLGSKFGEFWLPAGIHIDERDRIYVVDQYNRRVQVFEPVGESAAPAGRSREATR, from the coding sequence ATGGGGCCGGACGCAGTGAGCCGAGGGGCAGGGATCCTGGTGCTGGCAATCGCCGCAGCGGGCTGTGCCACGGCGGTTCCACCCAAGCCCGTCGAGCTCGTCTGGCCGCTGCCGCCCGAGCAGCCCCGCATCCGGTACGTCGAGACCCTCTACCGTTCCGACCAGTTCAAGCCTCCGTCCACGAACTGGCTCAAAGACGTCGTGGCCGGGCCCGGCGGGAACCAGGGTGAGGGGATGGGGAAGCCGTACGCGGTGACGTCGGACGACAAGGGACGCGTGTACGTCACCGACACCGGCGGCGGGCGGGTCTGGGTCTTCGACAAGGAGAAGCAGCAGGTGCGGTACCTCGGCACCGACGGCCAGGGCCAGCTCAAGACTCCGTCCGGGGTGGCGGTGGACGCCCGCGGGTACGTCTTCGTCTCCGACACGAGCCAGGACCGGGTCTTCGCCTACGACGAGAGCGGCAAGGTCGCCTTGGCCATCGGCGCCCAGGGGGAGTTCTACTCGCCCGCGGGGCTGGCGATCGACCGCACCGCCGGGCGCCTGTACGTCGCCGACGCGGGCCGCCACAAGGTGCGCGTGTACGACACGCAGAGCGGCCGCTTCCTCTTCGAGTTCGGCGAACGGGGCACCGAGCCCGGCAAGTTCAATTTCCCCACGCATCTGCACATGAAGGGCGGAGCCCTGTACGTGACCGACACGATGAACTTCCGGGTCCAGGTGTTCTCCCCGAAGGGAGAATTCCTCCGGAAGTACGGCGAGGTCGGCGCGAACTTCGGGCAGTTCGCCAGGCCGAAGGGGGTGGCGGTGGACAGCGGCGGGAACGTCTACGTCACCGACGCCGCGTTCAACAACTTCCAGATCTTCAACCAGGAGGGGCAGCTGCTCCTCTTCGTCGGCGGCCTCGGCAGCAAGTTCGGCGAATTCTGGCTGCCGGCGGGAATCCACATCGACGAACGCGACCGCATCTACGTGGTCGATCAGTACAACCGCAGGGTCCAGGTCTTCGAGCCGGTGGGTGAATCGGCAGCACCTGCAGGACGTAGCCGCGAGGCGACGCGCTAG
- a CDS encoding sigma-54-dependent Fis family transcriptional regulator, translating into MPSRVLVVDDERLIRWSLEQTLEKHGYDVETAEDGARAVAAVRDEVPDLLLLDLKLPDTDGIQILRQVKESHPDIQVIIMTAYADVGTAVEAMRLGAYDYIAKPIDFENLGVTLRNALETRQLRQKVEFLREKHLYPFHFDRLVGTSRAIQDVVSLARKVSASGATTVLIQGESGTGKDVLAKAVHYESARADEAFMEITCTAMPETLLESELFGHERGAFTDAKVQKKGLLELAHSGTIFFDEIGDMTPALQAKLLRVLEERRFRRVGGTKDISVDIRVVAATNKDLRAAVDEGAFRKDLYYRLQVVTITIPPLRERREDIPLLARHFLEHFGREFKKRVPRLGSPAERLLVHYDWPGNVRELRNVIERAMILVESGELTPGDLPPEIAARPADPPREQPRFQIPSTGVVLEDVEREFVRQALELTHGNQTHAARLLGLTRDELRYRVKKFDLATRADISDS; encoded by the coding sequence ATGCCATCCAGAGTGCTGGTCGTTGACGACGAGCGCCTGATCCGCTGGTCCCTCGAGCAGACGCTCGAGAAGCACGGCTACGACGTCGAGACGGCGGAGGACGGCGCGCGCGCAGTCGCGGCCGTCCGGGACGAGGTTCCCGACCTGCTCCTGCTGGACCTCAAGCTGCCCGACACCGACGGCATCCAGATCCTCCGCCAGGTCAAGGAGAGCCATCCCGACATTCAGGTGATCATCATGACCGCCTACGCCGACGTCGGCACCGCCGTGGAGGCCATGCGGCTCGGTGCCTACGACTACATCGCCAAGCCCATCGACTTCGAGAACCTGGGCGTGACCCTCAGGAATGCCCTCGAGACCCGGCAGCTCAGGCAGAAGGTGGAGTTCCTCCGCGAGAAGCATCTGTACCCCTTTCACTTCGACCGCCTGGTCGGCACGAGCCGCGCCATCCAGGACGTGGTGTCGCTGGCGCGCAAGGTCAGCGCCAGCGGGGCGACCACCGTGCTGATCCAGGGGGAGAGCGGCACCGGGAAGGATGTCCTGGCGAAGGCCGTCCACTACGAGAGCGCCCGCGCCGACGAGGCGTTCATGGAGATCACGTGCACCGCCATGCCGGAGACACTGCTCGAGTCCGAGCTGTTCGGGCACGAGCGGGGTGCCTTCACCGACGCCAAGGTGCAGAAGAAGGGGCTGCTGGAGCTGGCGCACAGCGGGACGATCTTCTTCGACGAGATCGGAGACATGACGCCCGCGCTCCAGGCCAAGCTGCTCCGCGTGCTGGAGGAGCGCCGCTTCCGCCGTGTCGGCGGGACCAAGGACATCAGCGTGGACATCCGCGTGGTGGCGGCGACGAACAAGGACCTGCGCGCCGCGGTGGACGAGGGGGCGTTCCGCAAGGACCTCTACTACCGCCTCCAGGTCGTCACGATCACGATTCCCCCGCTCCGGGAGCGCCGGGAGGATATCCCGCTCCTGGCGCGGCACTTCCTCGAGCACTTCGGCCGTGAGTTCAAGAAGCGGGTGCCGCGGCTCGGCTCCCCGGCCGAACGGCTGCTCGTGCACTACGACTGGCCCGGCAACGTGCGCGAGCTCCGCAACGTGATCGAGCGCGCCATGATTCTCGTGGAGTCGGGGGAGCTCACCCCCGGAGATCTGCCGCCGGAGATTGCCGCGCGCCCGGCGGACCCCCCCCGCGAGCAGCCGCGCTTCCAGATCCCTTCGACGGGAGTCGTGCTCGAGGATGTGGAGCGCGAGTTCGTCCGGCAGGCCCTGGAGCTGACACACGGCAACCAGACCCATGCGGCCAGACTCCTCGGGCTGACGCGGGACGAGCTGCGCTACCGGGTCAAGAAGTTCGACCTCGCGACCCGCGCCGACATCAGCGACAGCTGA
- a CDS encoding tetratricopeptide repeat protein encodes MTAPGDLEARRESTAAASKPQTLAGRLRSPLALTLGAGLLVVLGVTMGLVLGRSTSNQGAAAPRPAAAVSGAAIAPAISAELEMLRKEVEREDAPSKKLLAFAHLGLDEGQIPAAIWAYKRVLAREPRNVEAMTHMGLILYQGKHLDEALARIEEAIRLDPKYAHAHWDRANLLFTGKKDYAAAQEALGAFLALVPSGPDADRARAMLAEARRQIAAGGRRG; translated from the coding sequence ATGACGGCGCCGGGCGACCTCGAGGCGCGGCGGGAATCGACCGCGGCGGCCTCGAAGCCTCAAACTCTGGCAGGGCGACTGCGCAGCCCGCTGGCGCTCACCCTCGGCGCAGGGCTGCTCGTGGTCCTGGGCGTGACCATGGGCCTGGTCCTCGGGCGCTCGACGTCGAACCAGGGCGCGGCCGCACCCCGACCGGCCGCAGCGGTGAGCGGGGCGGCCATTGCCCCTGCCATCAGCGCGGAGCTCGAGATGCTGCGCAAGGAGGTCGAACGCGAGGACGCGCCGAGCAAGAAGCTGCTGGCCTTCGCCCATCTGGGGCTGGACGAGGGCCAGATCCCCGCGGCCATCTGGGCGTACAAGCGGGTCCTCGCCCGTGAGCCGCGGAACGTCGAGGCCATGACGCACATGGGCCTCATCCTCTACCAGGGCAAGCACCTGGACGAGGCGCTCGCCCGCATCGAGGAGGCGATCCGCCTCGATCCGAAGTACGCTCACGCCCACTGGGACCGCGCAAACCTCCTCTTCACGGGGAAGAAGGACTATGCCGCCGCCCAGGAGGCCCTCGGGGCCTTCCTGGCCCTCGTGCCGAGTGGCCCGGACGCGGACCGAGCGCGGGCCATGCTGGCCGAAGCCCGGCGCCAGATTGCCGCAGGCGGGCGGCGCGGATGA
- a CDS encoding ABC transporter permease, translating into MVRTVAAKLPITIELAGLSLLIALAIAIPAGVFSAVRRNTIWDLLANGVSLCGLSVPSFWLGIMLILLFSVRLRLLPASGFVPLFQDPLANLERMIMPAFVLGAGLAAVLMRQTRNSMIEVMSADYIRTAYSKGLAGRAVVFRHAIRNGLIPVVTILGLQTGALMGGAVVTEQIFVVPGFGRLIVEAVFTRDYPMVQGVVLITASAYVLINLLVDVAYSLLNPRIRIRGGET; encoded by the coding sequence GTGGTCCGGACGGTGGCGGCGAAGCTGCCCATCACCATCGAGCTCGCCGGCCTCTCCCTCCTGATCGCGCTCGCGATCGCCATCCCCGCCGGCGTCTTCTCGGCGGTGCGGCGCAACACGATCTGGGATCTCCTGGCCAACGGCGTCTCCCTCTGCGGGCTCTCCGTGCCGTCCTTCTGGCTCGGCATCATGCTCATCCTGCTGTTCTCGGTGCGGCTGCGGCTCCTGCCCGCCTCCGGGTTCGTGCCGCTGTTCCAGGATCCCCTGGCCAACCTCGAGCGCATGATCATGCCGGCCTTCGTGCTGGGCGCGGGGCTGGCCGCCGTCCTCATGCGCCAGACCAGGAACAGCATGATCGAGGTGATGAGCGCGGACTATATCCGCACCGCCTACAGCAAGGGCCTGGCGGGCCGCGCCGTCGTGTTCCGCCACGCCATCCGTAACGGCCTCATCCCGGTGGTCACGATCCTCGGGCTGCAGACCGGGGCCCTCATGGGCGGGGCGGTGGTGACGGAGCAGATCTTCGTCGTGCCCGGCTTCGGGCGGCTGATCGTGGAGGCCGTGTTCACGCGCGACTACCCGATGGTCCAGGGCGTCGTGCTCATCACGGCGTCCGCCTACGTCCTGATCAACCTCCTCGTGGACGTGGCCTACTCGCTCCTGAACCCCCGCATCCGCATCAGGGGCGGCGAGACATGA
- a CDS encoding ABC transporter permease encodes MSRLQRGWLRARRRPVAVVGAVVVLLFTALALGAPWIAPSDPLRTDWSQIRKAATWAHPFGTDDLGRDTFSRVIWGTRISMQAGVFSILLAIAIGVPVGLVAGYYRGAFDQLIMRLTDAWLSFPFLILAIGLVTILGPSLTNATVAIGLGATPTYIRLTRGLVLGTQAEDYVQGARALGAGDGRVMARHILPNIASALLVQATVSIPGAIIAEAILSFLGLGVQPPSPSWGTMLSAAQQFLEAAPWMAWWPGLAIFSLTLSFNLAGDGLRDLLDPKDY; translated from the coding sequence ATGAGCCGGCTCCAGCGGGGCTGGCTGCGCGCCCGCCGACGGCCCGTGGCGGTGGTGGGAGCCGTCGTGGTGCTCCTGTTCACGGCACTGGCGCTCGGGGCCCCATGGATCGCGCCGAGCGACCCGCTCCGCACCGACTGGAGCCAGATCCGAAAAGCCGCGACCTGGGCGCACCCCTTCGGCACCGACGACCTCGGACGCGACACCTTCTCGCGCGTCATCTGGGGCACGCGCATCTCGATGCAGGCGGGGGTCTTTTCCATCCTCCTCGCCATCGCCATCGGGGTGCCGGTGGGCCTCGTGGCCGGCTACTACCGCGGCGCCTTCGACCAGCTGATCATGCGACTCACGGACGCGTGGCTGTCCTTCCCGTTCCTGATCCTGGCCATCGGACTCGTCACCATCCTCGGTCCCTCGCTCACCAACGCCACCGTGGCCATCGGGCTCGGCGCCACGCCCACCTATATCCGGCTCACTCGCGGCCTGGTGCTCGGCACGCAGGCGGAGGACTATGTCCAGGGGGCGCGGGCGCTGGGCGCCGGCGACGGGCGCGTCATGGCGCGGCACATCCTGCCCAATATCGCGAGCGCCCTCCTCGTGCAGGCCACCGTGTCGATCCCCGGCGCCATCATCGCCGAGGCCATCCTGTCCTTCCTCGGCCTGGGCGTGCAGCCACCCAGCCCGAGCTGGGGGACGATGCTCAGCGCCGCCCAGCAGTTCCTCGAGGCCGCGCCGTGGATGGCCTGGTGGCCGGGGCTCGCCATCTTCTCGCTCACGCTGTCGTTCAATCTGGCCGGCGACGGGCTGCGCGATCTCCTCGACCCCAAGGACTACTGA
- a CDS encoding sigma-70 family RNA polymerase sigma factor, translating to MVQTHSGRLQRLCQLLLADGQEAEEVVQEVFVKAFEAERRHGPPADWGPWLTRIAVNTCRDRRRAGWWRRFRRWSERIEEMPIADGGPTPEDAAISDETRRRVWLAFRALPDRQREVFVLRHLQGWSGPEIAAALELSVGSVKRHLFRSIHRLRETLGGTP from the coding sequence TTGGTCCAGACCCACTCCGGCCGCCTGCAGCGGCTGTGCCAGCTGCTCCTGGCTGATGGTCAGGAGGCGGAGGAGGTCGTGCAAGAGGTGTTCGTGAAAGCATTCGAGGCGGAGAGGCGGCACGGACCCCCGGCGGACTGGGGGCCGTGGCTGACGCGGATCGCCGTCAACACCTGTCGGGACCGTCGCCGGGCCGGCTGGTGGAGGCGGTTCCGGCGCTGGAGCGAGCGGATCGAGGAGATGCCCATCGCCGACGGCGGACCGACACCGGAGGACGCGGCCATCAGTGACGAGACGAGGCGGCGCGTGTGGCTGGCGTTTCGGGCCTTGCCCGACCGGCAGCGCGAGGTGTTCGTGCTGCGCCATCTGCAGGGGTGGTCGGGGCCGGAGATCGCCGCCGCGCTGGAGCTCAGCGTCGGCAGCGTGAAGCGCCATCTCTTCCGGTCCATCCATCGGCTGCGCGAGACGCTCGGGGGAACACCATGA
- a CDS encoding periplasmic heavy metal sensor yields the protein MKRLSEMKTMLLRPAGWAFVVLAALLASGAQPAAAQGMGPGMGHGWGRDSGLALPFLIRAVNLTPEQNTRVRAILSSHRTATRSTMEQLRKAQEELADKLITPGQVQAADVQPQLQQIGQLREQLLHDSAQIALDVRAILTPEQLAKAGQVKTRMQQLRVEMRQLFEQARP from the coding sequence ATGAAGAGGCTGAGCGAGATGAAGACGATGCTTCTTCGGCCAGCGGGCTGGGCCTTCGTCGTGCTGGCGGCGCTTCTCGCGAGCGGCGCCCAGCCGGCGGCCGCCCAGGGCATGGGCCCTGGCATGGGGCACGGCTGGGGGCGCGACAGCGGACTGGCGCTCCCCTTCCTGATCCGCGCGGTGAACCTCACCCCGGAGCAGAACACCAGGGTGCGGGCGATCCTGTCCTCGCATCGCACGGCGACGCGGAGTACGATGGAGCAGCTGAGAAAGGCGCAGGAGGAGCTGGCGGACAAGCTGATCACGCCAGGGCAGGTCCAGGCCGCCGACGTCCAGCCGCAGCTCCAGCAAATCGGGCAGCTCCGGGAGCAGCTCCTCCACGACAGCGCGCAGATCGCCCTTGACGTCCGGGCGATCCTGACGCCGGAGCAGCTGGCCAAGGCGGGTCAGGTGAAAACCCGCATGCAGCAGCTCCGGGTGGAGATGCGCCAGCTCTTCGAGCAGGCTCGCCCCTGA
- a CDS encoding glycine zipper family protein: MPARVTAIGLVVLLFTGCATVPTGPSVMVLPGTGKSFEQFQADDAVCRSWALQQTGTEPGTAATRDTLTGAAVGAVVGAGLGAAIGAAAGHPGAGAAIGAGGGLLGGTAIGASAGQSTGYSVQRRYDMAYQQCMYAKGNQIPGVRRAAPPAYLAPLPPPPPPGPPPPPPPPPS, translated from the coding sequence ATGCCGGCACGCGTGACTGCGATCGGGCTCGTGGTGTTGCTCTTCACCGGGTGCGCGACAGTCCCGACGGGACCGAGCGTGATGGTGCTTCCGGGCACGGGGAAGTCCTTCGAGCAGTTCCAGGCCGATGATGCGGTGTGCCGGTCATGGGCCCTTCAGCAAACCGGAACCGAGCCGGGGACGGCGGCCACGCGGGACACGCTGACCGGCGCTGCCGTGGGCGCGGTGGTCGGCGCCGGGCTCGGCGCCGCCATCGGCGCCGCGGCCGGGCATCCAGGGGCAGGGGCGGCGATCGGCGCCGGCGGAGGCCTCCTGGGCGGAACCGCCATCGGGGCCAGCGCCGGCCAGTCCACGGGGTACAGCGTGCAGCGGCGCTACGACATGGCCTATCAGCAGTGCATGTACGCCAAGGGCAACCAGATCCCCGGCGTCAGGCGGGCCGCTCCACCGGCCTACTTGGCGCCCCTGCCTCCGCCGCCGCCGCCGGGCCCCCCTCCCCCGCCCCCACCGCCTCCATCGTAG